Proteins encoded by one window of Nocardioides euryhalodurans:
- a CDS encoding winged helix DNA-binding domain-containing protein has protein sequence MVTDVDIARWRLRSQHLVGSGPTSAEGVVRSLLGVQAENPAQSAWAVAARTAAPDPSDLGAALDEGRVVRVHVLRSTWHYVTAEDLVWLVELTAPGAGRPAAQQLAEVYDDAELDRLSGLVVDALAGRHLTRPQLAALLVEAGEQVPGHELMLLMAHLELRALVCSGPVVDGAHSYVLVADRVRAPRRLDRDEGLAELALRYATGHGPVTAEDLAYWASLSLPDARAGLTAAADGLATFEHDDRTFWHPPDQEPPTGPTEPAAHLLQILDETYRGYATASRWVLDAAGVVPRGRESAMGMALVDGQLVAAMKRSVTARQVVFELAPYASWHDDHLVPVERAAARYGAFLAREAVVDLR, from the coding sequence GTGGTCACCGACGTCGACATCGCCCGCTGGCGGCTCCGCAGCCAGCACCTGGTCGGGTCTGGGCCCACGTCGGCGGAGGGCGTCGTACGGTCGCTGCTCGGCGTCCAGGCCGAGAACCCCGCCCAGTCCGCGTGGGCCGTCGCCGCCCGCACCGCGGCCCCCGACCCGTCGGACCTCGGCGCCGCCCTCGACGAGGGCCGGGTCGTGCGCGTCCACGTGCTGCGGTCCACCTGGCACTACGTCACGGCCGAGGACCTGGTGTGGCTGGTCGAGCTGACCGCCCCCGGAGCGGGCCGGCCCGCCGCCCAGCAGCTGGCCGAGGTCTACGACGACGCCGAGCTGGACCGGCTCTCGGGGTTGGTGGTGGACGCACTGGCGGGCCGGCACCTCACCCGGCCACAGCTCGCCGCGCTGCTCGTCGAGGCCGGTGAGCAGGTGCCGGGCCATGAGCTGATGCTGCTGATGGCCCACCTCGAGCTGCGGGCCCTGGTGTGCAGCGGCCCGGTGGTCGACGGAGCCCACAGCTACGTGCTCGTCGCGGACCGGGTGCGCGCGCCCCGACGTCTCGACCGGGACGAGGGACTGGCCGAGCTCGCGCTGCGCTACGCCACCGGCCACGGACCGGTCACGGCCGAGGACCTGGCCTACTGGGCCAGCCTGTCGCTCCCGGACGCGCGGGCCGGCCTCACCGCGGCCGCGGACGGGCTGGCCACCTTCGAGCACGACGACCGGACGTTCTGGCACCCGCCCGACCAGGAGCCACCGACTGGCCCCACGGAGCCGGCCGCCCACCTGTTGCAGATCCTGGACGAGACCTACCGCGGCTACGCGACCGCCTCCCGCTGGGTGCTCGACGCGGCCGGCGTCGTCCCGCGCGGCCGCGAGAGCGCGATGGGGATGGCACTCGTCGACGGCCAGCTGGTCGCCGCCATGAAGCGTTCCGTCACCGCCCGGCAGGTGGTATTCGAGCTCGCGCCGTACGCCTCGTGGCACGACGACCACCTGGTGCCGGTCGAGCGCGCGGCCGCGCGCTACGGAGCCTTCCTCGCCCGGGAGGCCGTGGTCGACCTGCGGTGA
- a CDS encoding LLM class flavin-dependent oxidoreductase, whose protein sequence is MQFGIFSVGDVTPDPTTGRTPTEGERIESMTRLALKTEEVGLDVFATGEHHNPPFVPSSPTTHLGFIAAQTEKLLLSTSTTLITTNDPVKIAEDYAMLQHLSRGRVDLMMGRGNTGPVYPWFGKDIRDGIPLAVENYHLLRRLWRERVVTWEGTYRTPLQGFTATPAPLDGTPPFVWHGSIRSPEIAEQAAYYGDGFFHNHIFWNKEHTQQMVALYRRRFEAYGHGAADQAIVGLGGQVFMADTEAEAKRVFRPYFDNAPVYGHGPSLEDFSELTPLTVGTPEQVIERTLGFADYVGDYQRQLFLVDHAGLPTDVVLEQVEILGREVVPVLREEFARRRPAHVPSDPPTHASLVAAGPESEHHLVAPVAERAQVDAVAGSTR, encoded by the coding sequence ATGCAGTTCGGCATCTTCTCCGTCGGGGACGTCACCCCCGACCCCACCACCGGTCGTACGCCGACCGAGGGCGAGCGGATCGAGTCGATGACCCGGCTCGCGCTCAAGACCGAGGAGGTCGGGCTCGACGTCTTCGCGACCGGCGAGCACCACAACCCGCCGTTCGTGCCGAGCAGCCCCACGACCCACCTCGGGTTCATCGCGGCGCAGACCGAGAAGCTGCTGCTGAGCACCTCCACGACGCTCATCACCACCAACGACCCGGTGAAGATCGCCGAGGACTACGCGATGCTCCAGCACCTCTCGCGGGGCCGCGTCGACCTGATGATGGGCCGCGGAAACACCGGCCCGGTGTACCCCTGGTTCGGCAAGGACATCCGCGACGGGATCCCGCTCGCGGTCGAGAACTACCACCTGCTGCGTCGGCTCTGGCGCGAGCGCGTCGTGACGTGGGAAGGCACGTACCGCACGCCGCTGCAGGGCTTCACCGCCACGCCCGCCCCGCTCGACGGCACGCCGCCCTTCGTGTGGCACGGGTCGATCCGCTCGCCCGAGATCGCCGAGCAGGCGGCGTACTACGGCGACGGCTTCTTCCACAACCACATCTTCTGGAACAAGGAGCACACCCAGCAGATGGTGGCGCTCTACCGGCGCCGCTTCGAGGCGTACGGCCACGGCGCTGCCGACCAGGCGATCGTCGGCCTCGGTGGCCAGGTGTTCATGGCCGACACCGAGGCGGAGGCCAAGCGCGTCTTCCGGCCCTACTTCGACAACGCGCCGGTCTACGGCCACGGCCCCTCGCTCGAGGACTTCTCCGAGCTCACGCCGCTGACGGTCGGGACGCCGGAGCAGGTCATCGAGCGGACCCTCGGGTTCGCCGACTACGTCGGTGACTACCAGCGCCAGCTGTTCCTGGTCGACCACGCCGGGCTGCCGACGGACGTGGTGCTCGAGCAGGTCGAGATCCTCGGCCGCGAGGTGGTGCCGGTGCTGCGCGAGGAGTTCGCTCGCCGTCGTCCGGCCCACGTGCCGAGCGACCCGCCGACCCACGCGTCGCTGGTGGCCGCCGGACCGGAGTCCGAGCACCACCTGGTCGCCCCGGTCGCCGAGCGCGCCCAGGTCGACGCGGTGGCCGGGAGCACCCGATGA
- a CDS encoding CE1759 family FMN reductase encodes MTRRLVVLAAGLAEPSSTRLLADQLADAVRAQVSSRGEDVSVDVLELRELAHDLATTMTSGGVPTPALSRARDLVSAADGMVAVTPVFSASYSGLFKMFVDALDPDALNGMPVLVAATAGTARHSLVLDHALRPLFTYLRAVVVPTGVFAATEDFGDAGLEERIRRAAAELAALLVGGSGGVGGFAPDLATRPRRSGSELPEPPAFESLLRGHAG; translated from the coding sequence ATGACGCGCCGACTGGTGGTCCTGGCGGCCGGCCTGGCCGAGCCCTCCTCGACGCGGCTGCTGGCGGACCAGCTGGCCGACGCCGTACGCGCCCAGGTGTCCTCGCGCGGCGAGGACGTCTCGGTCGACGTGCTGGAGCTGCGTGAGCTCGCCCACGACCTCGCGACCACGATGACCAGCGGCGGCGTCCCGACGCCTGCGCTGTCCCGCGCCCGCGACCTGGTGTCGGCGGCCGACGGCATGGTGGCGGTGACGCCGGTCTTCAGCGCGAGCTACAGCGGGCTGTTCAAGATGTTCGTGGACGCACTCGACCCCGACGCGCTCAACGGCATGCCGGTGCTCGTCGCCGCGACCGCCGGCACCGCCCGGCACTCCCTCGTGCTCGACCACGCGCTGCGGCCGCTGTTCACCTACCTGCGGGCGGTGGTCGTGCCGACCGGGGTGTTCGCCGCGACCGAGGACTTCGGCGACGCCGGCCTCGAGGAGCGGATCCGCCGCGCGGCCGCCGAGCTGGCTGCCCTGCTGGTGGGCGGGTCCGGTGGGGTCGGCGGGTTCGCCCCCGACCTGGCCACCCGCCCCCGCCGCTCCGGCTCTGAGCTCCCCGAGCCGCCCGCGTTCGAGAGCCTGCTCAGGGGACACGCCGGCTGA